A single genomic interval of Borreliella spielmanii harbors:
- a CDS encoding DUF1463 family protein gives MQFYDLREVYFSIGGRQLHSGKLELTSEPTTRAVVSSEDKGFPVISLRDPKTITYIFNIEVTLGSHDYIALTEISDDQFYNMDVGKDDKMLDLAFNDRIATKIISNHAIFTEEPSRSYSAEAEKVTFEIRAINCQKTHPNKT, from the coding sequence ATGCAATTTTATGATTTAAGAGAAGTTTATTTTTCAATTGGTGGTAGACAACTACATAGTGGAAAACTAGAACTTACAAGCGAGCCTACAACAAGAGCAGTGGTGAGTTCTGAAGACAAGGGATTTCCAGTAATAAGCTTGAGGGATCCTAAAACCATAACTTATATTTTCAACATTGAAGTCACACTAGGTAGTCATGACTATATTGCATTAACTGAAATTTCAGACGATCAATTTTATAACATGGATGTTGGCAAAGATGATAAGATGCTTGATTTAGCATTCAATGATAGAATTGCTACCAAAATTATTTCTAACCATGCAATTTTCACTGAAGAACCCTCAAGAAGTTATTCAGCTGAAGCTGAAAAAGTGACTTTTGAGATTAGAGCTATTAATTGCCAAAAAACACATCCAAATAAAACTTAA